One segment of Urocitellus parryii isolate mUroPar1 chromosome 5, mUroPar1.hap1, whole genome shotgun sequence DNA contains the following:
- the Capza3 gene encoding F-actin-capping protein subunit alpha-3 codes for MSLSVLSRKEKEKVIRRLLIQAPPGEFVNAFDDLCLLIRDEKLMHHQGECAGHQHCQKYSVPLCIDGNPVLLSHHNVMGDYRFFDYQSKLSFKFDLLQNQLRDIQSHGIIRNETEYLRTVVLCALKLYVNDHFPTGNCNVLRKTIKNKEFLIACIEDHNYETGDCWNGLWKSKWIFQVNPFLTQVTGRIFLQAHFFRCVNLHVKISKDLKESLEVVNQAQLALNFARLVEEQENRFQASVLDELQELSNEALRKIIRRDLPVTRTLIDWQRILSDLNLVMYPKLGYVIYSRSVLCNWII; via the coding sequence ATGTCACTTAGCGTCCTAagtaggaaagagaaagaaaaagtaattcgCAGACTATTAATACAGGCACCTCCAGGGGAATTTGTAAATGCCTTTGATGATCTCTGTCTGCTTATACGTGATGAAAAACTCATGCACCATCAAGGTGAGTGTGCAGGCCACCAACATTGCCAAAAATATTCTGTTCCACTCTGCATCGATGGAAATCCAGTACTCTTATCTCACCACAATGTAATGGGTGACTACCGATTTTTTGACTATCAAAGCAAACTTTCTTTCAAATTTGACCTGCTTCAAAATCAGTTGAGAGACATCCAAAGTCATGGTATTATTCGGAATGAGACTGAATATCTGAGAACTGTTGTTCTGTGTGCCTTAAAACTCTACGTTAATGACCACTTTCCAACGGGAAACTGCAATGTGCTGAGAAAAACTATCAAAAATAAGGAGTTCTTGATAGCTTGCATTGAGGATCACAACTATGAAACAGGAGACTGCTGGAATGGCCTTTGGAAATCTAAATGGATTTTCCAAGTGAATCCATTTCTAACCCAAGTCACAGGAAGAATTTTCCTGCAAGCTCACTTCTTCAGGTGTGTCAACCTTCATGTCAAAATATCTAAGGACCTGAAAGAAAGCTTGGAAGTAGTTAACCAAGCTCAATTGGCTCTAAATTTTGCAAGACTTGTGGAAGAGCAAGAGAATAGATTTCAAGCTTCCGTCTTAGACGAATTACAGGAGTTATCCAATGAAGCCCTGAGAAAAATTATACGAAGGGATCTTCCAGTGACCCGCACTCTCATTGACTGGCAGAGGATACTCTCTGACTTGAATCTGGTGATGTATCCTAAGTTAGGATATGTCATTTATTCAAGAAGTGTGTTGTGCAACTGGATAATATAA